From a region of the Prosthecobacter vanneervenii genome:
- a CDS encoding response regulator has product MVQPTPPKKILLAEDVRALSMRLSHALETNGYIVRVAEDGEECLELMEAFQPDLLVLDLIMPKMNGLEVLRHLRAQQSTQHLPVIVCTAKDYATELKHIQQTGPVDVLIKPFDPALLIEKLRQYFHEAGTTKGITHREHLPVVAEQYAPVLDTKRPHVKLWGTRGSIPVCGARYAQHGGNTTCFEYNTGKERILFDAGSGLREAGQSFLAGGPCHIHLFITHTHWDHIQGFPFFTPIYIPGYEITVYGERGFGKNIESLLCGQMDRDYFPIQREDLRAKINFVFLDDVPVKIGDVTVTREFTQHPGATVGFKVEHDGWSVAFVPDNEFLQGYTGAPVTLTRDSDLVVPYEPILRFLDGVDLLVHEAQYLPTDYPKRIGWGHSNLATACALTKLVGAKKWVVVHHDPDHDDNALQVKLNLTRQILKELGHAVQVVHGFDGMTEYR; this is encoded by the coding sequence ATGGTGCAACCAACCCCACCCAAAAAAATCCTGCTGGCTGAAGACGTGCGTGCGTTGTCCATGCGCCTCTCTCATGCGTTGGAGACGAACGGCTACATCGTACGTGTGGCAGAGGATGGAGAAGAGTGTCTGGAGCTGATGGAGGCGTTTCAGCCCGACCTGCTGGTGCTGGACCTGATCATGCCCAAGATGAACGGGCTGGAGGTGCTGAGGCACCTGCGGGCGCAGCAGTCCACGCAACACCTGCCGGTGATCGTCTGCACGGCGAAAGATTATGCCACCGAGCTGAAACACATCCAGCAGACTGGTCCAGTGGATGTGCTGATCAAGCCCTTTGACCCTGCGCTGCTGATCGAAAAACTGCGCCAGTATTTTCATGAAGCGGGGACGACGAAAGGGATCACCCACCGTGAACATTTGCCTGTTGTGGCGGAGCAGTATGCACCGGTGCTGGATACGAAGCGCCCGCATGTGAAGCTTTGGGGCACGCGAGGGTCCATTCCCGTATGCGGAGCGCGCTATGCGCAGCATGGTGGCAATACGACCTGCTTCGAGTACAACACGGGCAAAGAACGAATCCTGTTTGATGCTGGATCCGGCCTGCGTGAGGCGGGGCAGTCCTTCCTGGCCGGAGGGCCGTGCCACATTCATCTTTTCATCACGCACACGCACTGGGATCACATCCAGGGCTTTCCGTTTTTCACGCCAATCTACATCCCCGGGTATGAGATTACGGTGTATGGGGAGCGCGGGTTTGGGAAGAATATCGAATCTCTGCTCTGCGGCCAGATGGACCGGGACTATTTCCCGATCCAGCGCGAAGATCTGCGCGCCAAGATCAATTTTGTGTTTCTGGATGACGTGCCGGTGAAAATCGGAGACGTGACGGTGACGCGGGAGTTTACCCAGCATCCCGGCGCCACGGTGGGCTTTAAGGTGGAGCATGACGGCTGGAGCGTGGCCTTTGTGCCGGACAATGAGTTCCTCCAAGGCTACACGGGCGCGCCGGTGACGCTGACACGTGACTCGGATCTAGTCGTGCCCTATGAGCCCATCCTCAGGTTTTTGGACGGGGTGGATCTTCTGGTGCACGAGGCGCAGTACCTGCCGACGGATTATCCCAAACGCATCGGCTGGGGGCACTCCAATCTGGCCACGGCTTGTGCGCTGACCAAGCTGGTGGGGGCCAAAAAGTGGGTCGTGGTGCATCATGATCCTGACCACGATGACAATGCACTACAGGTGAAGCTGAACCTGACGCGACAGATTTTGAAAGAACTGGGACATGCCGTGCAAGTGGTGCACGGCTTTGACGGCATGACGGAGTACCGCTGA